The genome window GTAACTTTGcactctgtctctctttccataTCTGAATAGGAGCCAGACAAACGGTTGTGTCTAGCTAGGTGTGTAGCTAGCTAGCTACAGCAGTCTGAGTTTGTAAGTTTGTTCCTAGGGGGTTCCTGAATTCTTGGGTCCAGGAACTACAGTACTCAGGAGTCACCACAAGAAAGGGAGAAGACGGGACGGCGAGTGGGAGAAGGAAAGGATGAATGTGAGCTCTGAAAGAGAGGGGGAATAAACCTTACCTTTGCTGTTATCAGGCTTCCTGAGTTTTCCTCACAGGGGTTTAGGTACAAAAAGGGCCTCACTTTCTGGAGCTCGAAGCTGCAGTTATCTTGAATCTTCAGTCAAGGGTGACGTCCCCTCCAATTTTTGAGTCAAGCTCGTGCGTTTCACTTATCAGAAGAGGAGCAACTGAGAAAAAGGATTAAACTCAGCCTCTGGAAACGTAGATTCAGGCTCAAGTAGGTCATGGATAGACCACAACAAGTTTAGAATTTCTAATTGCCAGCAGCAACACCCATAAAACTAGCTGGGATATCTTTGGAGAAGGGTGAATTCTCATGAAAATTGGAGAAACCGTGTCTGTTCATAAGAAAAAAGTAAATTCTCCGTTCAGTGGAAGACAGATCAAAGTATACAAATGCTCctctttctaatttatttttaaatattgtttgtaaCAGCGCTATGTATGGGGTGTTAGGATGCAGGTAACATAGATTGGGTTGACTTGGGTTGAGATCCCCACAAAGTGCCTGCTCTGCTTTATATATAGGAAGATCTTAGGCTGTCAGAAAtgtaaatacatttaaatttagTAAATGAGTCAGGAATAGGATATGGAGAGGAAGGTATTTTGGGCAGAGGGGACAGCCAGCTTTTCCCTGGATATATGGGAAATCCCTGCAAGAGAAGGCACAGCCCAAAGAAAGTTCAACATCACCCCCTCTCTCGTGAACCTCAGACCCCATGGCTCCATAGACAGGACTGCTTGTCCATGCCGCACCCATGCTGCCCTGGCTACATGGCCATTTTCAGTGTGctggcttgatcagagctagtgctGGTATGTCTGTgcatgctgggaatcacacccctcagctctaatgtagatgcagcctttgggacttttgaaaattttaccctttctCTTCTAAATTTTAATAGCTCTGGGTTTATTGCCCAGTGCTTGGAGGTGTCCTTGTGTGTCTCAGACTAATCCCTCTCCTAGGAACCGTTGCGCTGtgtaaggggtggggggtgggggtgggagggggttagggCAGAACTGCCCCTTAGCAGAAGATTTTAGAAGGAATAAATTCTCCAGTTTCCCATGTGAGAATAAGGTAAATAGCCAGGGGGACCTTAGGGATCAATGCGAAGGTTGCGGTGGTTCTGTGTATTTAGTATCACCTGGAATAATGGAGTGGCGAGTGAGATGGGGAAATTTGCTGATACCACAGAATTCTTCTGCTTGGGAGGATTGTGAGGGACACCAGCTAGGGCTACAAAAGTAGGTAGATGGGCAATGTGCTGGCGGGTGACATTCAATGTAGAAAGCTCAAGGTGCTGCACTGGGGAAGGAACAATTTAAAATTGGTGACATGGGGAAACCCACTAAGCTGCTGCACTGACAATGAAGAGAAGAGATTCCCCTTGGGGGGACACAAGAGGGAGCCATTGCCCCATGCAGATGTGCTCtcagccctgctggagagaagggACACTGGCTGGGAGGTGAtcgggcatcccagggctggggtcacTGCAGAGACTTTGCTCCAGAAATGTTGTGATGGTTGATTCTCTCCCTACACATTTATTGTAATAAACCTAAATTCCCTTTTAACTAGAAATCCCCCTGCAttcagctgcttccctcagtGCTAGGTTAAagcctctcccaccccagcagTTACCGAGCTGTGCCCCATTGTCCCTGGGCACCCCAGCAGAAGCCAACgtggctcctggctccctggaGCCGTCTTACTGCCCCAGCGCCCCCATcctctgagctgagctgctctgagAGGGTGAGCCTCTCTTCTTGACTGGGTGGATGTTCTTCAAACTGTTATTAACATGAGAGATCGGTGAACTGAGGgtgtctctgtgtctgtgtgtctccaGCCTCTGACTCTCCAATAcagaggaatgtgtgtttctgtgcGTGTCTCCTCTCAGTTCAGagaagtaacagaggggtagccgtgttagtctgaatctgtaaaaagcgacagagagtcctgcggcacctttaaaactaacagaagtattggctcaggaaatcagtggtgtcacggagatagctgggagtgctggtggcgtagggtctgagaaGGGTGGTTAGGATGTTGTTTTCTGGGAGTggtagatttccattccatacggctaaatgcagtgccttgcatggtgtcaagtaacagaggggtaaccatgttagtctgaatcagtTCAGAGAGGTTCCTTCACATTCGCAGGCCAGGCTGTGTCCGTAGCAGCCAGAGGGATGGGGGTCTGATGGCAGCAGAGGGGGACAGCTCTGTTTCACTGGAGGGGGATGTGGGAGGCTTGCAACCcatgaaacagagagagaaaaatagaggGTTTTTTGTTAAAGGGGCCCCTGCTGTTACCCGAGCATTATGACTGAGACTGTTATGAGGCTAACGAGGGTCCCTGTATCGCTTGGGATCTTGGGTTCATAGTTTGGAAGCATCACATCTCCTGAAATGTTTCCTGACCTCACCCACTATCCTTTCTCCCAgggttaaataaaacaaaaaggtcCAAggcaacatttcaaaataaataagccactacaaaaaaagtcagttcagaagtttattttgtttaaatataaatgGTTTTCTGTTGCGTCTTATGCATGATTACATTAAAACAAGAATACTGATTTCTTAATGCACAATAGGGAGAGTAAATGACAGTCATGCTCTAAATATAACAGTTCAATTGTCTTCAACTGATTCTGATTTTGGGGGAACTCAGTTTAAACACTTAACATACATGCCAATCATTTATCTGTGTTTACAGCCTATTCTAAACTAACTACTTCCTACCATGTAGTACTCAGTTCCTTAATCTGCCCTTGTGTTGAATAAAGAAAGTTTCACTGATGCAACTtacactatgtctacactagcagatGTACAGCACCCGGCGTTACAGTGCCCCGCAGTGAGTGCTGCAGGTAAAGCGCTGCTATGTGTTCACACTGCCAGTTGCCAGCACAATGGCATGGCCAcacttgcgccgcagggtgggggcgagctcagcacacagtcctatgaaagtggctttcctcatccaaaagttctgcagccactgctcgtcatcccagacttgcatgacgatgtgctcccaccactcaatgcttgtttcctgagcccaaaagcagcgtcccactgtggtcagcacctccgtgaatacCACAAGCAATCCTGTGTGGTGTGTGTTATGCATGTTGACATCGTCGTCAGACTCCTCATTCtcactttgtagtttaaggagtaACTGGACTGCCAGTCGTGATGTGCTAGTGAGACCCGTCCGCATATTCCTCAACAGTTCAGGATTCATTCCCACAGACTGAAGAGGCAGACAGCGCACAGTACaaaaaccgttgaaagatggcaccaaatgtggacggaagcaaaGGGACTGCTGGGATGTGAAGTGATGCAtgatggggcattgggacagaacccaggatgccccgtgaccctccctcccccttcccaccagcctcagaggcagaaagggaagaggtgctctgtggaatacctgcccagagtgcaccgctctgaatgccactgcaagtgccacaagtagggtgaccaaatgtcccaattttatagggacagtcccgattttggggtctttttcttatataggctcctattacccccccacacacacacacatccctaccccctgtcctgatttttcacatttgctgtctggtcaccctagccgcaAGTGTGGTCATGCTATTGCGCTGGCCATTGACAGCGTGAACACACACAGTGGTTTCCCTGCAGCGCTCTCTAAGTGGTGCTGTAACTGCCTGCGCTGtacatctgcagtgtagacaaagccttttgTTGCTTCCTCTTTTCTCCATGGGGATGGTCATGTACCAGTGGCCTGAGCTGGCTCAGCTGTGTTGCCACTcagtggagggagggagccaTAGCTCTGATCCTTCCTTGTTCGTTCCATACCCACCATGTGAGCAGGGGCATAgccggggggcagtgcctgtctACTCCCACATGCCTGGGCCCAGGATTCACAGAGCCTGTTCAGGAGCGTAAGAGGAGAGAATCTTTTTCTTCCTCATTCTCCTGAGTCACGATCTAGCCCCCTAGGATGCATCACTTGTAAGCCGCTGTCCTTAAGATCATCAATATGAATAGAATGAATACATGCAATCCACAGAGTTTACACTAGGACATACAAAATAAGTACAGTTAATAGTTGATTGGCTTAGCTGCTTGCATATGTTGCATGCTGAATAAAATAAAGCAGAGAGCAAAATACtggttgttgtttcttttcttcaTCTCAGTGAGGTTTTTGTGGTATGAGGATATCCCACAATTCACTGAACCAGTGGATATTGGGGTTTCAAAGCACAgtttctttgggggcagggtgtTCATATTTTTGTCCCTTCTTTTTCATGTTTATCTTGGAGTTTTTCTGCTTCACTTGAAGGGAGATAGAAGCTGAGACGGCATCCTCCTTGCCATCAAACAGCTTGAAAATTCCCAGTGCAGGAGCCAGTCAGAGCACAGAGGTTGTAACAGCCATTCAGAATAAAGAGATTTTGCATATGCATTGTGTGGTAAAGAAATAACATACAGTGATTATGTACATCTCTGCACGCTGGTCAGATAAGGATCATTATTAGCCAGCGCAACGCAAAGGAATTTGCATACTGCGTGAtcattgaaaaatatttattcagtGATTACATAAATTGAACATTTTCAACCAATCAAAATTCAAGGAATAGTATAAATTAGAAACCACTCAGTTGTAACCATTCTGCCAGGTGAAGCTGGCAGCAACCAGGGTcgagttcaatatctagggggttCTTTTCAATAATACAAAACAGAATCGGCTTGAGCCCCAACCAGTatcctgggaaaattacacatcacccctgggtgcctctcagaggcaatgcttcccctttcacaagcactgagtctgagtgTAGATCAGAAACTTTAAATGAATGGAGGGAAGTCAcccaacattaattagggaaaatgccacaagcaggattcataaacaaaaCTGTGAGCAGAACACCCACCCCGGAGTCCGTGGGGCAGTGTcctctgcctcatgttcttgagttctacaaccaaaagttcctttactgtgcccctctctggtccctcaccataccccactcatggtggttgtccttggtcagtgaagaccaaGGGTTTAGAGgagcatctgtgtgagttcacttcccagctggggaagaaggcaccttcctagctctgccatctgagcacttgctctggctggccacCCCACCAGCCATGgttcctctcccttggccaccctgccagccactcaTTCCACTTACTGGTCACcttctgccacctgcctctctgctgtgcccactgcaggtcagtctcctgaggctccacccagctcttagggcatggctacacttgcagatgtagagcgctgagagttaaaccagccctcggagagcacattagggaaagcgctgcagtgtgtccacactgtcagattcaaatgcactggcgtggccacattagcagctcttgcaacagctacagagagcagtgcattgtggtagttatcccagcatgcaagtggctgcaacatgcttttcaaatggggtggggtggggtgtgacagggagtgtgttgtgtgtatgtcggggcagagagagtgggttttggggggactgagagcatgtcagcatgctgtcctgtaagttcagacaggagcagacccccctccccctgcctctcaagcagcattccacagtaatggttgctttgtctcggagcagataagcagccggctgtcaagAAACGGagttttcaaagggcatatccgcacTCCTACAGACGATTccaaacaatgacaagagtggccacttgacttaacgCGATTATGGGAGGCCGATcggagtgcagtaatgcaacaccttgttcacactgacgctggggcGTTTCAGCCGAGATGCACGAAGCATTATGCTTctggtggaggtggattaccaggagcgttccagctgcagagtccaggtgctctacatgccttgccagtgtggacgggtcatgagttagggcgcccggggctgctttaatgcactctaactcgcaagtgtagccaagcccttagtgattttcagctattaggctgggcagaaatgctgTCCTACCACaagtgattgtcagctcttttgagcacttaaaataacaaaaggctcctaatggagcctatttagctctcttgtttgaacagtggggaggaacaggttaaaccagaccagggacCCTTAGGGAGAGTTCACACCTCCTGGCAGAGATACCTCTCCTCACccttcttactttcacagggatcaggcattcgagcccctggcttaatgagtcctttcagctgagggtgacccctcaTTTGAggcaggttaagcacagttctgctcccctttactcaTGCAATAAATGCAACAACACTGacaacaacatttcactacccctccattcagtactaaagtgatttgtaacccaacactatTCAAatttgatcactttgagcaacatcTCTATATCGGCTtgatatctaggcagagtaggtgagttcatgtaaatacagtttgctcctaaagtctctcccactcccagctagatGGCATGAGAGAACTCATTCAAACCCTGTTTACATAGTTATGTTAGGAAGAAGCTTCCTCTCTAAACATGTTTCTATAAAATTTCCATTAGATGGTTTCTTGCACCTCCCACTGAGACATCTTgtaatggccactgtcagagacaggatggatcactggTTTGATCCAGTACAGCAGGGAGATGAGATACCGAGCTAGATGGCCTTTAGATCTGATCCAATACAGCCAGAAGGTGGGATACCAGGCTATATGGgttattggtctgatccaataaggcagagaggtggggataccagGCTATATGGgttattggtctgatccaataaggcagagaggtggggataccaggctatatgggttatcggtctgatccaataaggcagagaggtggggataccaggctatatgggttatcggtctgatccaataaggcagagaggtggggataccaggctagacgggttatcggtctgatccaataaggcagagaggtgggataccaggctagatgggttATTGAAgtgatccaataaggcagagagatggggataccaggctagacgggttatTGGAgtgatccaataaggcagagaggtgggataccaggctagacgggttatcggtctgatccaataaggcagagaggtggggataccaggctagatgggttATTGGAGTGATCCaatgaggcagagaggtggggctatcaggctagacgggttatcggtctgatccaataaggcagagaggtggggctaccaggctagacgggttatcggtctgatccaataaggcagagaggtggggataccaggctagacgggttatcggtctgatccaataaggcagagaggtggggctaccaggctagacgggttatcggtctgatccaataaggcagagaggtggggctaccaggctagacgggttatcggtctgatccaataaggcagagaggtggggctaccaggctagacgggttatcggtctgatccaataaggcagagaggtggggctaccaggctagacgggttatcggtctgatccaataaggcagagaggtggggctaccaggctagacgggttatcggtctgatccaataaggcagagaggtggggataccaggctagacgggttatcggtctgatccaataaggcagagaggtggggataccaggctagacgggttatcggtctgatccaataaggcagagaggtgggataccaggctagacgggttattggtctgatccaataaggcagagaggtggggctaccaggctagacgggttatcggtctgatccaataaggcagagaggtgggataTCAGGCTAGATGGAGACAGGGATACATGGACTATCCGATTGCTTTGGTATGTCTGCTCCTGTGCAGCAGCCTTGCACTAACTGGAAGATGTGACCTGCCGTTGATTTTTTTgagttttcaattttaaaaagggccCAGGCTGTCAGATTGGGTCAtattcccattttttaaaattaaggggTTTGTTTTGTTGAAGTATATCCTATTCAAAGATACACTTGGGATGTCTATTTTTTCAGATAAAACCCTTGCTTTAGGCCCCGCAGTGCATACTCTTTAGTTATATTTTTCCAATCTCTTGGGAGATCTGCTGCTTTCGCATCATACTTCCTAGCTAACTGGTCATTGAATGATTTGAAAACAAATTTCCAGTAATCAGAAGCATCAATGCTGGGATCAGGCTGAATGCGCCAGTCTGGGTAGTAACGGCGGTAATCTTTGAAAGGATGATATTTTCCTGCTGTGGCTACGGTTTGGAATTCACGATTGGAAACCACGTCAGAGGAGCATATGGAATGCTCAAGCTTTTGTGAACCCCGATCCCTGAAGTTCCCTAATCCTTTGGGTCGATGGACTGATACAAAATGCTCTTTATGGTCAGTGCCTCCTGCTTCACAGGGGGCTTTACAGAACggacactgcttcccacagccaaacaCTCGCTTGAAGATCTCATCCTGGGGTTTCACTGACAGGTTGGAGAGTTTGGTCTCAAGTTCCAAACGATTAAACTGGGTTAAGATTTGTTGTTCCAGCTCCAGAAGGAAGGTTCGAATGTTATCAGAAAGCTGCTCAATTTTTGCTGTGCTTTTAAACTGTACTCCAACTAAGCTATTGCTGGAAATGACCAGGTCCTGCTGAAGCTCTTTGCAAAAGTTGTCTAAAAAGGCAGAAACTGTGTTATTGTTTTGATTTATGGAGTTTTTCAGAACTCCTTTGATTGTATTTATTATTCTGGATAGAATCCCTTTCTCCAAATCTCCCAAACTCGCCTTCCCTCCATAGCGATCTATCAGACATTTCTGTATCCAGGATTTGACAAACTTTTCATAGTTACTTATGTATTTCACATAGTTGTCAAAGTTCATCTCTTCCAGCAGCTTCTTTAGCACAGAGAACTGGAAGAAGCTTCGGCTGGCGTATTCAACGGCCTGTTCACTGCTGAGAAAATTGTCAACTATTTCTAGTCCGAGCCTTTTGTTGACATAACCCACCAGGGCAGGTTTGAGACATTGATAACAGAAATCCTTGGCCCTTGTTTGGCTTTCATCCTTTTCCAAATAGAGATCCATAAATATGGAGAAATACTGAGGTTTCAGCTTCTCCAGACGTTGCTGAGGATCGTTTTCTTTGATAAAATCTTCATGCATCTTCTGAAATGCACAAGCTGCTTCCCCCAAAATGTGAAGTTTCAGGTCAACTTCAAAACTAGGGGTAGTGGGAAGTTTCTGAACATCCTCCCGTTTTAACCTCTCATTAACCATATGCAGCAGTTCTCCACAATAGGTTTCATCATAGTCTGTTTTGGATTTAACTTTTTCTTCAATGTATTTCTTGCATTCATTCATTAAAGATAGAGCAAGCTCTTCAGTTTTACGGTGACAGTCCTGTAAGAAGAATTCCACAACTGCTGTGGTCCATTTTAGTTCTAAGTATTCCTTCTTCATTGTGAAAGACTTCATTCCATAACCCAGCAGGCTTTTTGCATGTTGTAGCATCTGATTAACGGCACTCCCTCGATTCTCAAAATCCTTTCTCAGCTGGAGATCCATATCTTGAACAACTTgacgtttctgtaaactactgagCTTTAACTCTGACAAGGTTTTTCGCCACATTGTTTCAAATTCTATTTTCAGTTTCTCATTGTCTAGTTTATGTTTTCTGTTCCGGCATTCAGCCAAGAGTCTGTCAACTTTCCCTTCAATTGTCTGTTTGTACCCAGTTTGGATAGTGTCTATCTTGTGCTGTCCTCTTTGGATTCGAATTGCTTCCTCACAGTTACTGATTGAATAACTTTCAAGTTCTCTTTTGAGGCTATTTGCGCTCCTTTTGAaatcttctctgtacttttctatCAGGTTCAAATTTGAAGCTCCACTTTTAAAATACTGTTCTAAATTATCCAAGAgcttcttttcttcctcctgaAGTTTCCCTTGTGCCTCAATTTTTAAACTCATTAAAGGATCACGCTCTAGTTTCTCTGGTGGCTGGTTCTGGATGAAAGTTTCTTTTTCGGATATCCAGATATACATCTTCTTGCGGAAATCCCACTCCCATTCAGAATACTTCATAGACAGCTGGTTATAGGCTTCAGCTACTAGACTGTTTCTAAAGCTAAAGATGAAGTTTTCATGTTTTACAGCTTCCCACAGACTCTTCAGCCATTCAATAAATTCAGGAATGTCTTTGACAGGTCTGTTAAGTGAACGGTTCTTTATGAATTCAAACAGGTATTTCTTTagctcacacacactctcactgtaTCCAGTGTTTACTGGAGCCATGGGAGGGACTCCATGCCACAGGCCAGGGATGTACCAATTGTGTTTCTCTGGGTTATACTCCATAAtatcagaaaatgccatttcCCTGCTTTGTTTTTCCATCCTTGCTGCAGCTTTGGTCATTTCATTCAGCTGCTCCAGTAGATGCTTCCTGTCCCTCATGTTTTGATCATGAGCAGACACATCACTGACGTTCTGATGCACAAATTGGCAGTTTGGCTTTTGTCCTATTTCCTCCATTCTGAGAAAGGCATGGACCACAATTTGCAGAATATCCTTCATTTCTGTGGCATTCTCCATGGCCATGTTAACGATCGTTATGTCACTCAATCCAATCACCAGGGTGGCCAGCTCATTGTCATGTTGATAACTGTCTTCCAGTGCCGTTAGTTCAGGGGCCTTCAGACCTTCAGTGTCTATCACCAGGATGAAATCACAGCCACTTAGCTTCTGAACAACTTCTGTAACTTTAATGAGTGTCATGAAGGCTCCTCGCGTACATCGGCCACTGCTCACTGCAAACTGCAGGCCAAACATGGTGTTGAGGAGGGTGGATTTCCCTGTGCTCTGCACTCCCAGCACGGTTATAACCACCATTCTGGATCTACCCTCCAGTCTGATATTGAGATGAGTTAGAACATCTATTACCCAGTTCATGGGGATGTTGGAGGCATCTCCATCAATCAGCTCCATAGGAAACCCTTCCAGCATCAAGTCAGCTGCTATGGCTGGGAGATGGATGAATTGTCTTTGGCTTTCTGCCATTTTACCTTCTTTAACCATTGAGCATTCAGCCTCATAGAACTGCCCCAACTCTCGCATGAAATGCTCAACGCCAAGGGAACTATCAgctattaatttatctagtttttcCAGCTGTTTTCGGTCCACTCCTGGAGTTTCACATTTCTTTTTATACTGCTCCCGCATTTTAGAAAGATTTCCTCTGGCAGTGTTATCGAGGCTAAATTTCATCCATTTCAAGAAGTAATGTTTCTCCATTGTAGGCAAGTGTTCTAGTCCATTGATAAACTTAGTCAAACCATTAGTAAGGCCACACTGATTCTGCTGTCTGCGTATCTCTAACCATTTCTGTTTCAGCTCAGATTTATAGTCTTCAGTGGCCATGTCCCCTTGCCTTTTCATTCGACACAGCTCTTTTTCCACTTTAGCCAGGCTTTTCCATGGCTCCCCTTGGAGTCTCAACATTTCTCTTTTGTATTTTGCCACGTCTCTTATTTCTGCAGTGATATCTTCAGCACATTTCCTCGCACACTGACATGCCTGACAGTCCTCATCCACCTGGATTCCTAGGTCACGTGCCATCACAGCCATGGCTTCCAAACTCACTGTCTTGGGAGATGAGTTCATTATGGTTCCTATGGTGGACTGCACCTTTTTCACAAATCCTGCATTATTAGTGGTGCTGTCTTTCACCAGTAGCTGTGATTTGCTCAGCTTCAGCACAGGGGTCAGCTTGTTAAGGAATCCCAGAGTTTCTATGGGTTTCTCATTCTTGTAGTTAAGGATGAAGTAATATTTAGCTGTTGATTCTTTCAGAGATGATAACAGCGCATATTCTGTCTCACTGATGCTCTCAGTAACTATGAACACTGCTGAGGAGGCCTCTGTTAAAAAGCTAAACTGCAGCCACTGCGACTCAATGTTTCCACGCAGATTTGTAACTGCAACAGGTTCTGGGAAAAGATCGGAATTCTCATTTCCACCAGGAAA of Chrysemys picta bellii isolate R12L10 unplaced genomic scaffold, ASM1138683v2 scaf404, whole genome shotgun sequence contains these proteins:
- the LOC135978687 gene encoding up-regulator of cell proliferation-like yields the protein MCKERRKLIKIIQNDPGGVLDESLAQSLITDEDYDNMNTISDTEAKIRKLLIQIQRKGALACQQFLECLETMFPGTNQDLQHPQCGLNQESQTLQAPELGEKGVVNPELELDIQQDKKPEETDLSKERSKAFQDILSRLNLEKHRSRKIRLRDVLEICPEGIKNRIPEALSDLPWHFLRKVMAVNGTARNTSIGHKAPEEEMTDDDKELHIDDNFYVSDAEIKVSLHPLDVLCAVLLYSDGFLQQEILSKMSMCQFALPLLLPALEIHKCILLLWAMRDIVRKWRPHSLAESRGFREESLVLTSLPTISFVRLGSCSFSKSKLLNDVLSPSQQHHNFFIHRDMESGNVLRQIADGLVEISWYFPGGNENSDLFPEPVAVTNLRGNIESQWLQFSFLTEASSAVFIVTESISETEYALLSSLKESTAKYYFILNYKNEKPIETLGFLNKLTPVLKLSKSQLLVKDSTTNNAGFVKKVQSTIGTIMNSSPKTVSLEAMAVMARDLGIQVDEDCQACQCARKCAEDITAEIRDVAKYKREMLRLQGEPWKSLAKVEKELCRMKRQGDMATEDYKSELKQKWLEIRRQQNQCGLTNGLTKFINGLEHLPTMEKHYFLKWMKFSLDNTARGNLSKMREQYKKKCETPGVDRKQLEKLDKLIADSSLGVEHFMRELGQFYEAECSMVKEGKMAESQRQFIHLPAIAADLMLEGFPMELIDGDASNIPMNWVIDVLTHLNIRLEGRSRMVVITVLGVQSTGKSTLLNTMFGLQFAVSSGRCTRGAFMTLIKVTEVVQKLSGCDFILVIDTEGLKAPELTALEDSYQHDNELATLVIGLSDITIVNMAMENATEMKDILQIVVHAFLRMEEIGQKPNCQFVHQNVSDVSAHDQNMRDRKHLLEQLNEMTKAAARMEKQSREMAFSDIMEYNPEKHNWYIPGLWHGVPPMAPVNTGYSESVCELKKYLFEFIKNRSLNRPVKDIPEFIEWLKSLWEAVKHENFIFSFRNSLVAEAYNQLSMKYSEWEWDFRKKMYIWISEKETFIQNQPPEKLERDPLMSLKIEAQGKLQEEEKKLLDNLEQYFKSGASNLNLIEKYREDFKRSANSLKRELESYSISNCEEAIRIQRGQHKIDTIQTGYKQTIEGKVDRLLAECRNRKHKLDNEKLKIEFETMWRKTLSELKLSSLQKRQVVQDMDLQLRKDFENRGSAVNQMLQHAKSLLGYGMKSFTMKKEYLELKWTTAVVEFFLQDCHRKTEELALSLMNECKKYIEEKVKSKTDYDETYCGELLHMVNERLKREDVQKLPTTPSFEVDLKLHILGEAACAFQKMHEDFIKENDPQQRLEKLKPQYFSIFMDLYLEKDESQTRAKDFCYQCLKPALVGYVNKRLGLEIVDNFLSSEQAVEYASRSFFQFSVLKKLLEEMNFDNYVKYISNYEKFVKSWIQKCLIDRYGGKASLGDLEKGILSRIINTIKGVLKNSINQNNNTVSAFLDNFCKELQQDLVISSNSLVGVQFKSTAKIEQLSDNIRTFLLELEQQILTQFNRLELETKLSNLSVKPQDEIFKRVFGCGKQCPFCKAPCEAGGTDHKEHFVSVHRPKGLGNFRDRGSQKLEHSICSSDVVSNREFQTVATAGKYHPFKDYRRYYPDWRIQPDPSIDASDYWKFVFKSFNDQLARKYDAKAADLPRDWKNITKEYALRGLKQGFYLKK